In a single window of the Nocardioides massiliensis genome:
- a CDS encoding DUF4268 domain-containing protein, with product MTDLSRLQVVPVRDVWKHEAYDFTQWMLQNADVLADVVGMELELTAAEHPVGGFSLDLIGREVGTGNVVIVENQLGPTDHGHLGQIMTYAGGTDPQTIVWCAPSFRDEHRAALDWLNERTDENTRFFGVEIAAVQIDDSRPAPLFRLVAQPNEWTKQVHAETSATPSTERELIYLEFWTELLRRIRDRHPDWTRSVKGAKGSWITMPFGSSIAWYSLVFTRNGPRVELYFGSSDAEENRLGFERIAACRDQIDTDFGAPVSYDPLPTKKACRIHVDRAEGGDVMDLDTHEELMDWFISTMERFRAATQRARVASESVIS from the coding sequence ATGACCGACCTCAGCAGACTGCAGGTGGTCCCGGTGCGGGACGTGTGGAAACACGAGGCCTACGACTTCACCCAGTGGATGTTGCAGAACGCCGACGTCCTCGCTGACGTGGTGGGCATGGAGCTCGAGCTCACCGCGGCTGAACATCCGGTCGGTGGTTTCTCGCTCGACCTCATCGGTCGGGAGGTCGGTACCGGCAATGTCGTGATCGTGGAGAATCAGCTCGGGCCGACCGACCATGGGCACCTGGGTCAGATCATGACCTACGCCGGGGGCACCGACCCGCAGACGATCGTGTGGTGCGCGCCGTCGTTCCGAGACGAGCACCGAGCGGCGTTGGACTGGTTGAACGAGCGCACGGATGAGAACACCCGCTTCTTCGGCGTCGAGATAGCAGCCGTGCAGATCGACGACAGTCGACCGGCCCCGTTGTTCCGTCTGGTGGCGCAACCCAACGAGTGGACGAAGCAGGTCCATGCCGAGACCTCTGCGACACCGTCGACGGAGCGCGAGCTCATCTATCTGGAGTTCTGGACCGAGCTGTTGCGTCGGATCCGCGACCGGCACCCCGACTGGACCCGTTCGGTCAAGGGCGCGAAGGGCAGCTGGATCACGATGCCGTTCGGATCCTCGATCGCGTGGTACTCGCTGGTCTTCACCCGGAACGGGCCGCGGGTCGAGCTCTACTTCGGTTCTTCTGATGCGGAGGAGAACCGCCTCGGCTTCGAGCGGATCGCGGCCTGCCGCGACCAGATCGACACCGACTTCGGCGCCCCGGTCTCCTACGACCCGCTGCCGACGAAGAAGGCCTGTCGTATCCATGTGGACCGCGCTGAGGGCGGCGACGTCATGGACCTGGACACCCACGAGGAGCTGATGGACTGGTTCATTTCCACGATGGAGCGTTTCCGCGCGGCGACGCAACGTGCGCGGGTCGCGAGCGAGTCGGTGATCTCGTGA